In Novosphingobium resinovorum, the following are encoded in one genomic region:
- a CDS encoding putative bifunctional diguanylate cyclase/phosphodiesterase — protein sequence MHAFAAMAVAILLAGEAAPAVIVAWLAAVALAQFYAVRLERSRHELSSSLPSFYLGAVLSALAWVFPLWAFGSQIGTEAATQLWAVLAVMMAASALRATSAPITTFFFSGIVGISSAAWFLYATNPGMAAIALLFMATTSTVIVERRRSIRPASAPGAQPSSDDAATLPFQCEFGHDDAHWHWQTDATRRLTEVSRGFALATGRDPSDLKGISLRRLIAGARAGDAPSDGTELAERMKRREDFSGLAMQVRVDDRPRWWKLSGEPHYQEGIFTGYRGTGCDITESRVTLEMMTRLAHYDALTGLPNRAKLTEVLAAALDRSGLRRRNACAFLMIDLDRFKAVNDTLGHDVGDTLLARVAERLREQIADSDMCGRFSGGAFAVVIPEASDLDRVRLLVRRITDRLIQPYEIGQHTVFVGASIGWAVGPHDGSTAETIMRNADLALYRAKETRSNSHCRYERSFHAQAEERRKLEIALRSAMKRDELHLAFQPVVDAQSEAVVSFEALLRWRSTEYGPVSPEKFIPIAEETRLIVPIGEWIMHEACKAAASWPGDVRIAVNVSGEQLLDPNFVSSVIGALTTSGLAPERLEIEVTESIFLSDATRACTALEHVMAVGCTVALDDFGTGYSSLGYLRRMRFSTIKLDRSFVNGAAGGNRECLAILQAVVTMAESLGMSTTAEGVETRREVDMVRKLGCRKIQGYYFGKPADALAAQALFAMS from the coding sequence ATGCACGCTTTCGCGGCAATGGCCGTCGCTATTCTGCTGGCGGGGGAAGCCGCGCCTGCGGTGATCGTCGCATGGCTTGCCGCAGTCGCACTCGCCCAGTTTTACGCCGTCCGGCTGGAACGCTCGCGGCACGAGCTATCTTCGAGCTTGCCGTCGTTCTACCTCGGCGCCGTGCTTTCGGCATTGGCATGGGTCTTTCCCTTGTGGGCTTTCGGATCGCAGATCGGTACGGAAGCGGCGACGCAACTGTGGGCGGTGCTCGCGGTGATGATGGCAGCCTCGGCACTTCGCGCGACCTCGGCGCCGATAACCACTTTCTTTTTCTCCGGCATCGTCGGCATCTCCAGCGCAGCCTGGTTCCTCTATGCGACCAATCCGGGCATGGCGGCCATCGCGCTTCTGTTCATGGCGACAACCTCCACCGTGATCGTAGAGCGGCGGCGCTCGATACGGCCCGCCTCGGCACCCGGCGCGCAACCGTCCAGCGATGATGCGGCTACCCTGCCGTTCCAATGCGAGTTCGGACACGACGATGCACACTGGCACTGGCAAACCGATGCGACCCGGCGTCTGACCGAGGTATCACGCGGGTTCGCACTGGCGACCGGGCGCGATCCATCCGATCTGAAAGGCATTTCGCTGCGCAGACTGATCGCCGGAGCACGTGCCGGAGATGCGCCTTCCGATGGGACCGAACTCGCCGAGCGCATGAAACGCCGTGAGGATTTCTCTGGCCTTGCCATGCAGGTCAGAGTGGACGACCGCCCGCGCTGGTGGAAACTTTCAGGCGAGCCGCACTACCAGGAAGGCATATTCACCGGCTATCGCGGCACCGGCTGCGACATTACCGAAAGCCGCGTAACTCTCGAAATGATGACCCGGCTGGCGCATTACGATGCGCTGACCGGGTTGCCGAATAGGGCAAAACTCACTGAAGTACTGGCTGCGGCGCTCGATCGCAGCGGGCTGCGGCGGCGTAATGCCTGCGCGTTCCTGATGATCGATCTCGATCGCTTCAAGGCGGTGAACGACACGCTCGGCCACGACGTCGGCGACACCTTGCTGGCGCGCGTCGCCGAACGTCTCAGGGAGCAGATCGCCGACAGCGACATGTGCGGTCGCTTCAGCGGCGGCGCCTTCGCGGTGGTCATTCCCGAGGCATCCGACCTCGATCGGGTAAGGCTGCTGGTCCGGCGCATCACGGACCGCCTGATCCAGCCTTACGAGATCGGCCAGCATACGGTATTCGTGGGCGCATCGATCGGCTGGGCGGTCGGCCCGCATGACGGCTCCACCGCCGAGACGATCATGCGCAACGCCGATCTGGCGCTATATCGTGCCAAGGAAACCCGCAGCAATTCGCACTGCCGCTACGAGCGCAGCTTCCACGCGCAGGCCGAGGAGCGCCGCAAGCTGGAGATCGCATTGCGAAGCGCCATGAAGCGGGACGAACTGCACCTCGCCTTCCAGCCCGTGGTCGATGCGCAATCGGAAGCGGTCGTCAGCTTCGAGGCGCTGCTGCGCTGGCGGAGCACCGAGTACGGTCCCGTCAGCCCGGAAAAATTCATCCCGATCGCGGAAGAAACGCGCCTCATCGTGCCGATCGGCGAATGGATCATGCACGAAGCCTGCAAGGCAGCCGCAAGCTGGCCCGGAGACGTGCGCATCGCCGTCAACGTATCGGGAGAGCAGTTGCTGGACCCGAACTTCGTGTCCAGTGTCATCGGCGCCCTGACGACGAGCGGCCTTGCTCCCGAGCGCCTGGAGATCGAGGTGACCGAAAGCATCTTCCTGAGCGATGCGACGCGCGCCTGCACCGCTCTGGAGCACGTCATGGCGGTGGGATGCACAGTGGCGCTGGACGACTTCGGCACTGGCTATTCGTCGCTGGGATACCTGCGCAGGATGCGCTTTTCCACCATCAAGCTGGACCGGTCGTTCGTCAATGGCGCGGCGGGCGGCAACCGGGAATGCCTGGCCATCCTGCAGGCGGTAGTGACGATGGCGGAAAGTCTGGGCATGAGCACGACGGCGGAAGGGGTCGAGACCCGCCGGGAAGTCGATATGGTACGCAAGCTCGGCTGCCGGAAGATTCAGGGATACTATTTCGGCAAGCCGGCCGACGCCCTGGCGGCGCAAGCTCTGTTCGCGATGTCCTGA
- a CDS encoding potassium transporter Kup, protein MSSDQTGAISGHGSGPHGRLPTLALGALGVVFGDIGTSPLYALKESFVGHHPLAVDHAHIFGVLSLIFWTMTLIVTFKYVFIVMRADNEGEGGSMALLALIGRSLGETRWTPVIAMLGVIATALFYGDAIITPAISVLSAVEGLTVVETSLGELVLPIAIVILLGLFLIQKHGTERVGAFFGPVMAVYFVVLAVLGVTNIIVHPQIIGIVNPYWAWHFFALDPRLAFLALGSVVLAVTGAEALYADMGHFGRKAISIAWLYAALPCLMLNYMGQGALLLDHPEAASNPFFLLAPEWARLPLVILATLATVIASQAVISGAFSITRQAVQLGFLPRLRILHTSASAEGQVYVPIVNWALLVFVVLLVLSFRSSSSLAAAYGIAVTGTMVITACMLGVLTFSVWRWPPVVAGTVTGLFLIIDGAYFLSNATKIPDGGWFPLLVAAIVFVMLTTWSTGRKVMRRYLAEGAIDLDLFIKSTAGSVRRVAGTAVFLSSTSDGVPPALLHNVKHNKVLHERIVILTVTTEAVPSMPEEGRITIADHGANFYRMRLRHGFLEDVDIPASLKAVTTCGAPFGSMDTSYFLSRQTLIASEKPGMALWREKLFAWMIRNAATPMEFFNLPTNRVVELGSQVEI, encoded by the coding sequence TTGAGCAGCGACCAGACCGGTGCGATTTCGGGCCACGGCAGCGGGCCTCACGGGCGGCTACCGACGCTCGCGCTCGGTGCGCTGGGCGTGGTGTTCGGGGACATCGGCACGTCCCCGCTTTACGCCCTCAAGGAGAGCTTCGTCGGGCACCATCCACTGGCGGTGGACCACGCTCACATCTTCGGCGTGCTCTCGCTGATCTTCTGGACGATGACGCTGATCGTGACGTTCAAGTATGTCTTCATCGTCATGCGCGCCGACAACGAGGGCGAAGGCGGCTCGATGGCCCTCCTCGCGCTGATCGGGCGGAGCCTGGGCGAAACGCGCTGGACGCCGGTGATCGCGATGCTGGGCGTGATCGCGACCGCGCTGTTCTATGGCGATGCGATCATCACCCCCGCCATCTCCGTGCTGTCGGCGGTCGAGGGACTTACCGTCGTGGAGACGTCGCTGGGCGAACTGGTGCTGCCGATCGCGATCGTCATCCTGCTCGGCCTGTTCCTGATCCAGAAGCACGGCACCGAGCGGGTCGGCGCATTCTTCGGGCCGGTCATGGCGGTGTACTTCGTTGTTCTCGCGGTGCTGGGCGTGACCAACATCATCGTCCATCCTCAGATCATCGGCATCGTCAACCCGTACTGGGCCTGGCACTTCTTCGCGCTCGATCCCAGGCTGGCGTTCCTCGCGCTGGGGTCGGTGGTGCTGGCGGTGACCGGCGCGGAGGCGCTCTATGCCGACATGGGGCATTTCGGCCGCAAGGCCATCAGCATCGCCTGGCTCTACGCCGCGCTGCCCTGCCTCATGCTCAACTACATGGGACAGGGCGCTCTGCTGCTCGACCATCCCGAGGCGGCGAGCAATCCCTTCTTCCTGCTCGCCCCGGAATGGGCACGACTGCCGCTGGTGATCCTCGCGACGCTGGCCACCGTCATCGCCAGCCAGGCGGTGATTTCGGGCGCGTTCTCGATCACCCGCCAGGCGGTGCAGCTCGGCTTCTTGCCGAGGCTGCGCATCCTCCACACCAGCGCTTCGGCGGAGGGGCAAGTCTACGTGCCGATCGTCAACTGGGCGCTGCTGGTCTTCGTCGTCCTGCTGGTGCTATCGTTCCGCTCCTCGAGCAGTCTGGCGGCGGCTTACGGCATCGCGGTGACGGGGACGATGGTGATCACCGCCTGCATGCTGGGTGTCCTCACCTTCAGCGTCTGGCGCTGGCCGCCGGTGGTGGCGGGGACTGTCACCGGACTGTTCCTGATCATCGATGGCGCCTACTTCCTGTCGAACGCGACGAAGATCCCCGACGGCGGCTGGTTCCCCCTGCTGGTCGCCGCGATCGTCTTCGTAATGCTCACCACGTGGTCCACGGGCCGCAAGGTCATGCGCCGCTATCTTGCGGAAGGGGCCATCGACCTCGACCTGTTCATCAAGTCCACCGCCGGATCGGTGCGCCGCGTCGCGGGTACGGCCGTCTTCCTCTCCTCAACCAGCGATGGTGTGCCGCCCGCGCTGCTCCACAACGTCAAGCACAACAAGGTGTTGCACGAGCGCATCGTCATCCTCACGGTGACGACCGAAGCGGTGCCGTCGATGCCGGAGGAAGGCCGCATCACCATCGCCGATCACGGCGCAAACTTCTACCGCATGCGCCTGCGCCACGGCTTCCTCGAGGACGTGGACATTCCCGCCTCGCTCAAGGCCGTCACCACCTGCGGCGCGCCGTTCGGGTCGATGGACACGAGCTACTTCCTCAGCCGCCAGACCCTGATCGCCTCCGAGAAGCCCGGCATGGCGCTCTGGCGCGAGAAGCTCTTCGCGTGGATGATCCGCAATGCGGCGACGCCGATGGAGTTCTTCAACCTGCCGACGAACCGTGTCGTCGAACTCGGCTCGCAAGTGGAGATCTGA
- a CDS encoding response regulator, whose protein sequence is MKTRHKVLIVDDEPHIRRLIQTALGRADYATVEAGNARETMERLREERPDLVLLDLGLPDRDGLELVPLIKKETDATLIIVSARDATDEKVAALDLGADDYLTKPFDTDELLARLRVALRHRMARGGGVSAVTAGDVSIDLMERRITKAGREVHLTPKEYAVVAQLAQHPGRVITHHQIMMQVWPSENERHVEYLRVLVRSLRQKLEDDPQRPQIIGNEIGVGYRLHVSPE, encoded by the coding sequence ATGAAGACCCGCCACAAGGTGCTCATCGTCGATGACGAGCCGCATATCCGGCGCCTGATCCAGACGGCGCTCGGAAGGGCCGACTATGCGACGGTCGAGGCAGGCAACGCGCGCGAGACGATGGAGCGGCTGCGCGAGGAGCGCCCAGATCTCGTGCTGCTGGACCTTGGCCTGCCCGATCGTGACGGGCTGGAACTGGTGCCGCTGATCAAGAAGGAGACCGATGCGACGCTGATCATCGTCTCGGCGCGCGATGCCACGGACGAAAAGGTGGCGGCGCTGGATCTGGGGGCAGACGATTACCTGACCAAGCCGTTCGACACTGACGAACTGCTGGCGCGCCTGCGCGTGGCGCTGCGGCACCGGATGGCGCGGGGCGGCGGCGTGTCGGCCGTGACTGCGGGTGACGTGTCGATCGACCTGATGGAGCGGCGCATCACCAAGGCGGGCAGGGAAGTGCACCTCACGCCCAAGGAATATGCCGTGGTCGCGCAACTGGCGCAGCATCCGGGGCGGGTCATCACGCACCACCAGATCATGATGCAGGTCTGGCCGTCCGAGAACGAGCGCCACGTCGAATACCTGCGCGTGCTGGTGCGCAGCCTGCGGCAGAAGCTGGAGGACGATCCGCAGCGCCCGCAAATCATCGGCAACGAGATCGGCGTGGGCTATCGCCTGCACGTGTCGCCGGAGTGA
- a CDS encoding sensor histidine kinase — protein sequence MNDTGRPSPEALLRAAAREGRGRLKIFLGAAPGVGKTWEMLTEGHQRRAAGVDVVVGVVETHGRRETGALVEGHEVIPRRTVDHVGHSLGEMDIDAILARAPALVLVDELAHTNVPGSRHPKRYQDVEELLDAGIDVCSTLNIQHVESLNDVVASFTRVRVRETVPDSILEQAEIEVVDIPPDELIERLRDGKVYVPHEATRALGHFFSKSNLTALRELALRRAAQAVDAQMLEHVRAHALAGSFAVGERIVVAVSEHPHAAGLVRAGKRMADALRAPWTAVHIETRRDQHFSDRERRQLADTLALASRLGASTASIPAVGVVEGLGGFAKDARATQIVIGKSHRSWWFEARHGSVVDRLVRTIGDVAVHVLPSGEPVASGRKPERRRGQRWGQWGHPGHYLGALLMVAAMTVLGRLLVEVIDLGNIALLYLIPVMFAAASFSLRAGLFAGLASSLAYNFFFLPPTGTLTVANPENVISILVLLGVAVVTSQFAARVRAQADLAGASARQNAALASFSRQLTAAATQDELMQAICAEVARLLDVRAVLLLPSLAGPDLAAAYPPEDRMDQIELAAAQWAIDNEQPAGRGSATLTASDWLFHPLRASAASGRGVMAVLGIARADAGDPVRSDEVPLLMSLLDQASIAFDRMALEEENLKAQAVGERDRLRAALLSSVSHDLRTPLTTILTAAREFRTHPSPDLVETIDAEAQRLNRFVANLLDMARVEAGALPMKPEATDLFDAVASAVHDTRNALQGRQIDLDIAPDIPLVRLDPVLLHHCLINLLDNAGRYGEPGTPILVRCRRSPGALRLSVIDRGPGIPPGQEKRVFETFTRLEGSDRVRHGTGLGLAIVKGFAEAMGLSVEAANAEDPFGACFTIRIPEALIIRHLDNEDMP from the coding sequence GTGAACGATACTGGCCGCCCATCGCCCGAAGCCCTCCTGCGCGCCGCCGCGCGGGAGGGGCGCGGCCGTCTCAAGATCTTCCTCGGCGCCGCGCCCGGCGTCGGCAAGACCTGGGAGATGCTGACCGAAGGCCACCAGCGCCGCGCGGCGGGGGTGGACGTGGTCGTCGGTGTCGTGGAAACGCACGGGCGGCGAGAGACCGGGGCGCTGGTGGAGGGGCACGAGGTGATCCCCCGCCGCACGGTGGACCACGTCGGTCACTCGCTGGGCGAGATGGACATCGACGCCATCCTCGCCCGCGCGCCTGCCCTGGTGCTGGTCGATGAACTCGCGCATACCAACGTACCCGGCAGCCGCCATCCCAAGCGCTATCAGGACGTCGAGGAATTGCTCGACGCCGGGATCGACGTCTGTTCCACGCTCAACATCCAGCACGTCGAGAGCCTGAACGATGTGGTCGCCTCCTTCACCCGCGTTCGCGTGCGCGAGACGGTGCCCGATTCGATACTCGAACAGGCCGAGATCGAAGTCGTCGACATTCCGCCCGACGAACTGATCGAGCGGCTCAGGGACGGCAAGGTCTACGTGCCGCACGAGGCGACGCGCGCGCTGGGGCACTTCTTCTCCAAGTCCAACCTCACCGCGCTGCGCGAACTGGCGCTGCGCCGTGCGGCGCAGGCGGTGGACGCGCAGATGCTGGAGCACGTGCGCGCCCATGCGCTGGCGGGCAGCTTCGCGGTGGGCGAACGCATCGTCGTCGCCGTCAGCGAGCACCCCCATGCCGCCGGACTGGTGCGGGCGGGCAAGCGCATGGCCGACGCCCTGCGCGCGCCTTGGACCGCCGTGCACATCGAAACGCGGCGCGACCAGCACTTCTCCGATCGCGAGCGCCGACAGCTGGCCGATACCCTCGCGCTGGCCTCGCGCCTCGGTGCTTCCACCGCCAGCATTCCGGCGGTGGGCGTGGTCGAGGGGCTGGGCGGCTTCGCGAAGGATGCCCGCGCAACGCAGATCGTCATCGGCAAGTCGCACCGCTCATGGTGGTTCGAGGCGCGGCACGGCTCGGTGGTGGACCGGCTGGTGCGCACGATCGGCGACGTCGCCGTGCACGTCCTGCCTTCGGGCGAGCCGGTTGCCAGTGGCCGCAAGCCCGAAAGGAGGCGAGGTCAACGATGGGGGCAATGGGGCCATCCGGGGCATTACCTGGGGGCGCTGCTGATGGTCGCGGCAATGACCGTGCTCGGCCGTCTGCTGGTCGAGGTGATCGACCTTGGCAACATCGCGCTGCTCTACCTGATCCCGGTGATGTTCGCGGCGGCCTCGTTCTCGCTGCGGGCGGGGCTGTTCGCGGGGCTGGCCTCCAGCCTCGCCTACAATTTCTTCTTCCTGCCGCCGACCGGCACGCTGACCGTTGCCAATCCCGAGAACGTGATCTCGATCCTGGTGCTGCTGGGCGTGGCGGTGGTCACCAGCCAGTTCGCCGCGCGGGTCCGCGCGCAGGCCGACCTCGCAGGCGCCAGCGCACGCCAGAACGCCGCGCTTGCCAGCTTCTCGCGCCAGTTGACGGCGGCGGCCACGCAGGACGAGCTGATGCAGGCGATCTGCGCCGAAGTCGCCCGTCTGCTCGACGTGCGCGCGGTGCTGCTGCTGCCCTCGCTGGCAGGCCCGGACCTCGCCGCCGCCTATCCGCCCGAGGACCGGATGGATCAGATCGAACTGGCCGCCGCACAATGGGCGATCGATAATGAGCAGCCCGCCGGGCGCGGCTCGGCGACGCTGACCGCCTCCGACTGGCTATTTCACCCGCTGCGTGCGTCCGCCGCATCCGGCCGAGGCGTGATGGCGGTCCTCGGCATCGCGCGCGCGGATGCCGGCGACCCGGTGCGATCGGACGAAGTGCCGCTGCTGATGAGCCTGCTCGATCAGGCCTCGATCGCCTTCGACCGCATGGCGCTGGAGGAGGAGAACCTCAAGGCGCAAGCCGTGGGCGAGCGCGACCGGCTACGCGCGGCGTTGCTCTCGTCGGTCAGCCATGACTTGCGCACGCCGCTCACCACGATCCTGACGGCGGCGCGGGAGTTCAGGACGCACCCGTCGCCCGACCTCGTCGAGACCATCGATGCCGAGGCGCAGCGCCTCAACCGCTTCGTCGCCAACCTGCTCGACATGGCCCGCGTCGAGGCGGGCGCGCTGCCGATGAAGCCCGAAGCGACCGACCTGTTCGACGCGGTTGCCAGTGCCGTCCACGATACCCGCAATGCGCTGCAAGGGAGGCAGATCGACCTCGACATTGCGCCGGACATACCATTGGTGCGGCTTGATCCGGTGCTGCTGCACCACTGCCTCATCAACCTGCTCGACAACGCCGGGCGCTATGGCGAACCCGGGACGCCGATCCTGGTGCGCTGCCGTCGTTCGCCGGGCGCCTTGCGGTTGTCGGTGATCGATCGGGGGCCGGGCATTCCGCCGGGTCAGGAAAAGCGCGTGTTCGAGACGTTCACCCGGCTCGAAGGCTCCGACCGGGTGCGCCATGGCACCGGGCTCGGCCTCGCCATCGTCAAGGGTTTCGCCGAGGCCATGGGCCTGTCGGTCGAGGCCGCCAACGCCGAGGACCCCTTCGGCGCCTGCTTCACCATCCGTATTCCCGAGGCGCTGATCATCCGGCACCTCGACAATGAGGACATGCCATGA
- the kdpC gene encoding potassium-transporting ATPase subunit KdpC, whose amino-acid sequence MTNDISSSLRPALVMTGLFAILLGLAYPLAMTGIGQALFPRQANGSLVTESGRVIGSTVVGQAFTSERYFNTRPSAAGASDQGGYDGLASSGSNLGPASQALHDRVQADLQRMQAATPGRPVPSDLVTTSASGLDPDISPEAALYQVDRVARARGLEPDALRRLVAGSIEEPVLGFIGDRRVNVFELNRRLDALRAKPVP is encoded by the coding sequence ATGACCAACGATATTTCAAGCTCGCTGCGCCCCGCGCTCGTGATGACCGGGCTTTTCGCCATTCTGCTCGGCCTTGCCTATCCGCTGGCGATGACCGGGATCGGGCAAGCGCTGTTCCCGCGTCAGGCGAATGGCAGCCTCGTCACCGAAAGCGGCAGGGTGATCGGCTCCACCGTGGTCGGGCAGGCCTTCACTTCGGAGCGCTACTTCAACACCCGGCCTTCGGCGGCGGGCGCTTCCGATCAGGGGGGCTACGACGGCCTTGCCTCCTCCGGGTCCAACCTCGGCCCCGCCTCACAGGCGCTGCACGACCGGGTGCAGGCCGATCTCCAACGCATGCAGGCTGCGACACCAGGGCGTCCCGTTCCGTCCGACCTGGTGACCACCTCCGCCTCGGGGCTCGACCCCGATATCAGCCCCGAGGCGGCCTTGTATCAGGTGGACCGCGTGGCCCGCGCGCGCGGGCTCGAACCCGACGCGCTGCGCCGCCTCGTCGCGGGCAGCATCGAGGAGCCGGTGCTCGGCTTCATCGGCGACCGCCGCGTCAACGTGTTCGAACTCAATCGACGACTGGATGCATTGCGCGCTAAGCCGGTCCCGTGA
- the kdpB gene encoding potassium-transporting ATPase subunit KdpB, with protein MSRSQTKSLFTADLIVPAIGDAFRKLNPKELIRNPVMFTTAVVAVLLTVLLIVGRDGLDAGFKIQLVLWLWLTVLFGTFAEALAEGRGKAQAASLRATKAELTAKRLKGDGSRYDSVPASLLKKDDVVLVQTGDLIPSDGEVVAGVASVNEAAITGESAPVIREAGGDRSAVTAGTRVISDEIRVRVTVNPGQGFLDRMIALIEGAERQKTPNEIALTLLLVGLTIIFLIAVATIPGFASYAGGSVPVAILAALLITLIPTTIAALLSAIGIAGMDRLVRFNVLAKSGRAVEAAGDIDVLLLDKTGTITVGDRQASEFRTVGGVGMSELAEAALVASLADETPEGRSIVVLAREKFGQTATALPEGAEVIPFTAQTRISGVNTGGRVIQKGAVQAILAANPGAGATAAATELRRIADEIGRAGGTPLAVAVDGRLLGAIFLKDIVKAGIRERFGELRAMGIRTVMITGDNPLTAASIAAESGVDDFLAEATPEDKLALIRKEQQGGRLVAMCGDGTNDAPALAQADVGVAMNTGTQAAREAGNMVDLDSDPTKLIEVVGLGKQLLMTRGALTTFSVANDVAKYFAIIPAMFVALYPGPGVLNVMGLSSPQSAILSAIIFNALIIPCLVPLALRGVTYKPMGAGPLLARNLAVYGLGGLIAPFVGIKLIDLAVGGLGLA; from the coding sequence ATGTCCCGATCGCAAACCAAATCCCTGTTCACCGCAGACCTGATCGTTCCGGCGATCGGCGATGCCTTCCGCAAGCTCAATCCGAAGGAGCTGATCCGCAACCCGGTGATGTTCACCACCGCCGTCGTCGCGGTGCTGCTGACGGTGCTGCTCATCGTCGGCCGCGACGGCCTCGACGCCGGGTTCAAGATCCAGCTGGTGCTGTGGCTCTGGTTGACCGTCCTGTTCGGCACGTTCGCCGAGGCGCTGGCCGAAGGGCGCGGCAAGGCGCAGGCCGCCAGCTTGCGTGCGACCAAGGCGGAACTCACTGCCAAGCGGCTGAAGGGTGACGGTAGCCGCTACGACTCCGTCCCCGCCAGCCTGCTGAAAAAGGACGACGTCGTCCTCGTCCAGACCGGCGACCTCATCCCCTCGGACGGCGAAGTCGTCGCCGGTGTCGCCTCGGTCAACGAGGCCGCGATCACCGGCGAGAGCGCGCCCGTGATCCGTGAGGCGGGCGGCGACCGCTCGGCGGTGACGGCGGGCACCCGCGTCATCTCCGACGAGATCCGCGTGCGCGTCACCGTCAATCCGGGGCAGGGCTTCCTCGACCGCATGATCGCGCTGATCGAAGGCGCCGAGCGCCAGAAGACCCCCAACGAGATCGCCCTGACCCTGCTGCTGGTGGGCCTGACGATCATCTTCCTGATCGCCGTCGCCACCATCCCCGGCTTTGCCAGCTATGCGGGCGGTTCGGTGCCGGTGGCGATCCTTGCGGCGCTGCTCATCACGCTGATCCCGACGACGATCGCGGCGCTGCTTTCGGCCATCGGCATCGCGGGCATGGACCGGCTGGTGCGCTTCAACGTGCTGGCGAAGTCCGGCCGCGCGGTGGAGGCAGCGGGCGACATCGACGTGCTGTTGCTCGACAAGACCGGCACCATCACCGTCGGCGACCGTCAGGCCAGCGAGTTCCGCACGGTGGGCGGCGTGGGCATGAGCGAACTTGCCGAAGCCGCGCTGGTCGCCAGCCTTGCCGACGAGACGCCCGAGGGCCGCTCGATCGTCGTGCTGGCGCGCGAGAAGTTCGGCCAGACCGCGACAGCGCTTCCCGAGGGCGCCGAGGTCATCCCCTTCACCGCGCAGACCCGCATCTCCGGCGTCAACACCGGCGGGCGCGTGATCCAGAAGGGCGCGGTGCAGGCGATCCTTGCCGCCAATCCCGGCGCGGGGGCGACTGCCGCCGCCACTGAACTGCGCCGCATCGCCGACGAGATCGGCCGCGCGGGCGGCACGCCGCTGGCGGTTGCGGTCGATGGCAGGCTGCTGGGCGCGATCTTCCTCAAGGATATCGTCAAGGCCGGCATCCGCGAGCGCTTCGGCGAACTGCGCGCGATGGGCATCCGCACCGTCATGATCACCGGCGACAACCCGCTGACGGCGGCCTCGATCGCGGCGGAATCGGGGGTGGACGACTTCCTCGCCGAAGCCACGCCGGAGGACAAGCTGGCGCTGATCCGCAAGGAGCAGCAGGGCGGCCGCCTCGTCGCCATGTGCGGCGACGGCACCAACGACGCCCCCGCGCTGGCGCAGGCGGACGTCGGCGTCGCCATGAACACCGGCACCCAGGCCGCGCGCGAGGCGGGCAACATGGTCGACCTCGACAGCGACCCGACCAAGCTGATCGAGGTCGTCGGCCTCGGCAAGCAACTGCTGATGACGCGCGGCGCGCTGACGACGTTCTCGGTGGCGAACGACGTGGCCAAGTACTTCGCGATCATCCCGGCAATGTTCGTGGCGCTCTACCCCGGCCCCGGCGTGCTCAACGTGATGGGCCTGTCGAGCCCGCAGAGCGCGATCCTTTCGGCGATCATCTTCAACGCGCTCATCATCCCCTGCCTCGTGCCGCTGGCGCTGCGCGGCGTCACGTACAAGCCGATGGGCGCGGGACCGCTGCTGGCGCGCAACCTTGCGGTCTACGGCCTTGGCGGGCTGATCGCGCCGTTCGTCGGCATCAAGCTCATCGATCTCGCGGTCGGCGGGCTGGGACTGGCGTGA